From the Pseudarthrobacter sp. MM222 genome, one window contains:
- the argC gene encoding N-acetyl-gamma-glutamyl-phosphate reductase, which produces MTISVAVSGASGYAGGEVLRLLAGHPHVSIGAITAHSNAGSRLGQLQPHLHGLASRILEDTTVENLSGHDVVFLALPHGTSAEIAAQLPPGTVVIDAGADHRLEDPAAWEKFYGSSHAGSWPYGLPELPGQREALRGATRIAVPGCYPTSALLALTPGFSNDLLEADDVVIVSASGMSGAGKAAKVNLIGSEVMGSMSPYGVGGGHRHTPEIEQGLSKAARGPVTVSFTPTLAPMSRGILTTATARVRRRPGRSVTAEELRSAWSEAYDDEPFVHLLPAGQWPATKSVQGSNHAVMQLAFDEHTGRVIVTCAIDNLTKGTAGGAVQSMNIALGLPETAGLELQGVAP; this is translated from the coding sequence ATGACTATTTCTGTTGCCGTATCCGGGGCGAGCGGTTATGCCGGCGGCGAGGTGCTGCGGCTCCTGGCCGGTCATCCCCACGTTTCGATCGGCGCCATCACGGCGCACAGCAACGCCGGTTCCAGACTAGGGCAATTGCAGCCGCATCTCCATGGTCTGGCCAGCCGGATCCTTGAAGACACCACGGTGGAGAACCTGTCCGGCCACGACGTCGTGTTCCTTGCACTCCCGCACGGCACCTCGGCAGAGATCGCGGCCCAGCTCCCGCCCGGCACGGTGGTGATTGACGCCGGAGCAGACCACCGCCTGGAGGACCCGGCCGCCTGGGAAAAATTCTACGGATCATCGCACGCCGGATCCTGGCCCTACGGGCTGCCCGAACTGCCCGGCCAGCGCGAAGCACTCCGCGGCGCCACCCGAATCGCCGTCCCCGGCTGCTACCCGACGTCGGCCCTGCTGGCCCTCACTCCCGGCTTCAGCAACGACCTGTTGGAGGCAGACGACGTCGTGATCGTATCCGCCTCCGGTATGTCCGGGGCCGGCAAAGCAGCCAAGGTCAACCTCATCGGTTCCGAGGTCATGGGCTCCATGAGCCCGTACGGCGTCGGCGGCGGACACCGGCACACCCCGGAGATCGAGCAGGGCCTGTCCAAGGCCGCCCGCGGGCCGGTCACGGTCTCCTTCACGCCCACGCTGGCCCCCATGAGCCGCGGCATCCTCACCACCGCCACCGCCAGGGTGCGGCGCCGGCCAGGACGCAGCGTCACGGCCGAGGAACTGCGCAGCGCCTGGAGCGAGGCCTACGACGACGAACCCTTCGTTCACCTGCTCCCCGCGGGCCAGTGGCCCGCCACCAAGTCGGTGCAGGGGTCCAACCACGCTGTGATGCAGCTGGCATTCGATGAACACACCGGCCGCGTCATCGTCACCTGCGCCATCGACAACCTGACGAAGGGGACCGCCGGCGGCGCCGTGCAGTCCATGAACATTGCCCTGGGCCTGCCGGAAACGGCCGGCCTCGAACTGCAGGGAGTTGCACCGTGA
- the argJ gene encoding bifunctional glutamate N-acetyltransferase/amino-acid acetyltransferase ArgJ — protein sequence MSITAPQGFRAAGVTAGLKASGNPDLALVVNDGPSKAAAAVFTSNRVAAAPVHWSREVVKDGRVDAVILNSGGANACTGPQGFQNTHTTAEKTAESLGVSATDVFVCSTGLIGEQLPMDKIQAGIGAASTALNPDGGADAATAIMTTDSVSKQAVYTGMDAAGNVYTIGGMAKGAGMLAPGLATMLVVLTTDADVQPDMLDVALRDATRVTFDRADSDGCMSTNDTVVLLASAASGAVPSGVEFGKGLTQVCAELARKLIGDAEGASHDIAIRTFNAASERDAETVSRAVARSNLFKTAIFGKDPNWGRVLSAVGTTDAVFEPDRLNVSMNGVQICRNGSIGEDRSLVDLEPREVIVEIDLQSGDAEATILTNDLTHDYVHENSAYSS from the coding sequence GTGAGCATCACCGCCCCGCAAGGATTCCGCGCCGCCGGCGTCACCGCCGGGCTGAAGGCCTCCGGCAACCCTGACCTGGCCCTCGTCGTCAACGACGGACCTTCCAAGGCCGCCGCGGCCGTATTCACCTCCAACCGGGTCGCCGCAGCGCCGGTGCACTGGTCCCGCGAGGTCGTCAAGGACGGCCGCGTCGACGCCGTCATCCTGAACTCCGGCGGCGCGAACGCCTGCACCGGCCCGCAGGGCTTCCAGAACACCCACACCACGGCGGAGAAGACCGCCGAGTCGCTCGGCGTTTCCGCCACCGACGTATTCGTCTGCTCCACCGGCCTCATTGGGGAACAGCTCCCGATGGACAAGATCCAGGCCGGCATCGGTGCCGCCTCGACAGCACTGAACCCCGACGGCGGAGCCGACGCGGCGACGGCGATCATGACGACAGACTCCGTGTCCAAACAGGCTGTCTACACCGGGATGGACGCCGCAGGAAACGTTTACACCATCGGCGGCATGGCCAAGGGTGCCGGCATGCTCGCTCCCGGCCTTGCCACCATGCTGGTGGTCTTGACGACCGACGCCGACGTCCAGCCGGACATGCTCGACGTCGCCCTCCGCGACGCCACCCGGGTGACCTTCGACCGGGCAGACTCGGACGGCTGCATGTCCACGAACGACACCGTGGTGCTGCTGGCCTCGGCCGCGTCCGGAGCCGTGCCGTCCGGCGTTGAGTTCGGCAAGGGCCTCACCCAGGTCTGTGCGGAACTGGCCCGCAAGCTGATCGGCGACGCCGAGGGCGCGAGCCACGACATCGCGATCCGCACCTTCAACGCTGCCAGTGAGCGGGACGCGGAAACCGTCAGCCGCGCCGTGGCCCGCTCGAACCTTTTCAAGACCGCCATCTTCGGCAAGGACCCCAACTGGGGCCGCGTGCTTTCGGCCGTCGGCACCACGGACGCGGTCTTTGAACCCGACCGGCTGAACGTGTCCATGAACGGTGTGCAGATCTGCCGCAACGGCAGCATCGGCGAAGACCGCAGCCTCGTGGATCTTGAACCGCGCGAGGTCATCGTCGAAATCGACCTGCAGTCCGGCGACGCCGAAGCCACCATCCTGACCAACGACCTCACGCACGACTACGTCCATGAGAACAGCGCCTACTCCAGCTGA
- a CDS encoding arginine repressor, whose product MSAQPATPGASPATKTARQARITAILTGESVRSQAELAALLADDGVQVTQATLSRDLVELGAVRVRGKDGVLVYAVPGEGGERAAKSGVTQEILDSRLARLCGELLVTAEASANIVVLRTPPGAANFLALAIDHSVMPSILGTIAGDDTVLLVTRDPLGGAALAARFLQLAEETSQ is encoded by the coding sequence ATGTCCGCCCAACCGGCAACTCCTGGGGCCAGCCCCGCCACCAAGACCGCCCGGCAGGCGCGGATCACCGCCATCCTGACCGGTGAGTCGGTCCGCTCGCAGGCCGAGCTGGCTGCGCTACTGGCGGATGACGGCGTCCAGGTCACCCAGGCCACCCTGTCCCGGGACCTCGTGGAACTCGGGGCGGTCCGGGTCCGCGGCAAAGACGGTGTGCTCGTTTACGCCGTTCCGGGGGAGGGCGGGGAGCGCGCGGCCAAGAGCGGCGTCACCCAGGAAATCCTCGACTCCCGGCTCGCCCGGCTCTGCGGGGAACTCCTCGTGACGGCCGAAGCGTCCGCGAACATCGTGGTGCTCCGGACCCCGCCGGGTGCGGCCAACTTCCTGGCCCTCGCGATCGACCACTCCGTGATGCCCTCGATCCTGGGGACCATCGCCGGGGACGACACCGTGCTGCTCGTCACCCGGGATCCGCTCGGCGGCGCGGCCCTCGCGGCGCGCTTCCTGCAGCTGGCCGAGGAAACCAGCCAGTGA
- the argB gene encoding acetylglutamate kinase, with amino-acid sequence MNTQTRENTSMADAQNKAGTLIEALPWIQRFAGTTMVIKYGGNAMVNDELRRAFAEDVVFLHHVGIHPVVVHGGGPQINAMLSRLGIESEFKGGLRVTTPEAMDVVRMVLTGQVGRELVGLINSHGPYAVGMSGEDGGLLRAVRTGTVVDGEQIDLGLVGEVVGVNPEGILDIIAAGRIPVISTVAPEIADDGSLDMGAKQAQTTGQVLNVNADTAAAALAEALGASKLVILTDVEGLFANWPDRSSLISSLTASELRELLPSLESGMIPKMEACLRAVEGGVERAHIVDGRLAHSMLLETFTTAGIGTQVVPDEEVNA; translated from the coding sequence ATGAACACCCAGACACGCGAGAACACCTCCATGGCCGACGCCCAGAACAAGGCCGGCACGCTGATCGAGGCACTGCCTTGGATCCAGCGCTTCGCCGGCACCACCATGGTGATCAAGTACGGCGGGAACGCCATGGTCAACGATGAACTGCGCCGCGCGTTCGCCGAGGACGTCGTCTTCCTGCACCACGTCGGCATCCACCCTGTGGTGGTGCACGGCGGGGGTCCCCAGATCAACGCCATGCTCAGCCGGCTAGGGATCGAATCCGAGTTCAAGGGCGGCCTCCGGGTCACCACCCCCGAGGCCATGGACGTGGTGCGCATGGTCCTCACCGGCCAGGTTGGCCGTGAGCTCGTGGGCCTGATCAACTCCCACGGCCCCTACGCCGTGGGCATGTCGGGAGAGGACGGCGGCCTGCTCCGGGCCGTCCGCACGGGCACCGTGGTGGACGGTGAACAGATAGACCTGGGCCTTGTCGGCGAAGTCGTAGGCGTGAACCCCGAGGGCATCCTGGATATCATCGCGGCCGGGCGGATCCCGGTGATTTCGACGGTGGCCCCGGAGATTGCCGATGACGGAAGCCTCGACATGGGAGCAAAACAAGCTCAGACCACCGGGCAGGTCCTGAACGTCAACGCGGACACCGCCGCCGCGGCCCTCGCCGAAGCGCTGGGCGCTTCCAAGCTGGTGATCCTCACGGACGTCGAGGGTCTCTTCGCGAACTGGCCGGACCGCTCCTCGCTGATCTCCTCGCTGACAGCCTCCGAGCTGCGCGAGCTGCTGCCGAGCCTGGAGTCCGGCATGATCCCGAAAATGGAGGCCTGCCTCCGGGCCGTCGAGGGCGGAGTGGAACGCGCGCACATCGTCGACGGGCGCCTCGCCCACTCGATGCTGCTGGAAACCTTCACGACCGCGGGCATCGGCACGCAGGTCGTCCCGGACGAGGAAGTGAACGCATAG
- the argF gene encoding ornithine carbamoyltransferase codes for MNATEISKSQTRHFLKDTDLSPAEQAEVLELAVRLKAAPYSVQPYAAAASGRKTVAVIFDKTSTRTRVSFAAGVADLGGNALIINPGEAQIGHKESVEDTARVLNRMVSTIVWRTGAHAGLVAMAENSKVPVINALCDDYHPCQLLADLLTIKEHKGSLRGLTMSYLGDSANNMANSYLLAGVTAGMHVRIAGPEGYLPSAEIIAAAEERAAETGGSVLITVDAAEALRGADVVATDTWVSMGQEDEKEARLKLFRDYAVDEAAMQLAAPDAVVLHCLPAYRGYEIAAGVIDGPQSVVWDEAENRLHAQKALMAWLMHRSGLAVVDGLPPVHRPV; via the coding sequence GTGAACGCGACTGAAATTTCGAAGAGCCAGACCCGCCACTTCCTCAAGGACACAGACCTCAGCCCGGCCGAACAGGCCGAAGTCCTCGAACTCGCGGTCCGGCTGAAGGCCGCGCCCTACAGCGTGCAGCCCTACGCCGCCGCCGCCAGCGGACGCAAGACCGTCGCCGTCATCTTCGACAAGACCTCCACCCGGACCCGGGTCTCCTTTGCTGCCGGCGTCGCGGACCTGGGCGGCAACGCGCTCATCATCAACCCGGGCGAGGCGCAGATCGGCCACAAGGAGTCTGTCGAGGACACCGCCCGGGTGCTGAACCGGATGGTGTCGACCATCGTGTGGCGCACCGGGGCGCATGCCGGCCTCGTCGCGATGGCGGAGAACTCGAAGGTTCCGGTGATCAACGCCCTGTGTGACGACTACCATCCTTGCCAGCTGCTCGCCGACCTGCTGACCATCAAGGAACACAAGGGATCACTCCGGGGCCTCACCATGAGCTACCTCGGCGACTCCGCCAACAACATGGCCAACTCCTACCTGCTCGCCGGCGTCACGGCGGGCATGCATGTCCGGATCGCCGGTCCCGAGGGCTACTTGCCGTCCGCGGAGATCATCGCCGCGGCCGAGGAACGCGCCGCGGAAACCGGCGGATCGGTACTCATCACCGTCGACGCCGCCGAGGCCCTGCGCGGTGCCGACGTCGTCGCCACCGACACCTGGGTGTCGATGGGCCAGGAGGACGAGAAGGAAGCCCGGCTCAAGCTGTTCCGCGACTACGCTGTTGACGAGGCGGCGATGCAGCTCGCGGCGCCGGACGCCGTCGTGCTGCACTGCCTGCCGGCGTACCGGGGGTACGAGATCGCCGCCGGCGTCATCGACGGCCCGCAGTCAGTGGTCTGGGACGAGGCCGAAAACCGGTTGCACGCGCAGAAGGCGCTGATGGCCTGGCTGATGCACCGCTCCGGCCTCGCCGTGGTGGACGGGCTGCCCCCGGTCCACAGGCCGGTCTGA
- a CDS encoding fatty acid desaturase family protein — MTTTATPERPKTRVRQTNAVVLSYSELLKSVKAAGLLERRVGFYITVFSVLALLMTATWFGFALIGDSWFQLLIAAALGVLCTQLSFLAHEAGHRQIFASRRANDWAARLLATSVAGISYSWWEQKHGAHHNHPNVISKDPDIATGAIAFHPEGAATRQGRFSFLTRKQGWFFFPLLFLVGLGLQIDSIKFILRRAKVTHRWVEIPILAVRLSLLPVLAFTFLPLGMAFAFIGIQLAVFGFYMGASFAPNHKGMPVLPADSRVDFFSRQVLTSRNISGGRFMDILLGGLNRQAEHHLFPDMARPQLDKAAVIVREYCAKHQVPYTETTLLQSYGIIVRYLNDVGLAAGRHFECPMATVTRRY, encoded by the coding sequence ATGACCACCACCGCCACGCCGGAGCGCCCCAAAACGCGCGTCCGGCAAACCAACGCCGTCGTCCTGAGCTATTCCGAGCTCCTGAAGAGCGTGAAGGCGGCCGGCCTGCTCGAACGCCGCGTCGGTTTCTACATCACGGTGTTTTCCGTCCTGGCCCTCTTGATGACCGCCACCTGGTTCGGCTTCGCCCTCATCGGCGACAGCTGGTTCCAGCTCCTGATCGCTGCCGCCCTCGGCGTCCTCTGCACCCAGCTGAGCTTCCTCGCCCATGAGGCCGGCCACCGCCAGATCTTCGCATCCCGCCGCGCCAACGACTGGGCCGCCCGCCTGCTCGCCACGTCGGTAGCCGGGATCAGCTACTCCTGGTGGGAGCAGAAGCACGGCGCCCACCACAACCACCCCAACGTCATCTCCAAAGACCCGGACATTGCCACCGGCGCGATCGCGTTCCACCCCGAGGGCGCCGCCACCCGGCAGGGACGCTTTTCCTTCCTGACCCGTAAGCAGGGCTGGTTCTTCTTCCCGCTGCTGTTCCTCGTGGGCCTGGGCCTCCAGATCGATTCGATCAAGTTCATCCTCCGCCGCGCCAAGGTCACCCACCGCTGGGTCGAAATCCCCATCCTCGCGGTGCGGTTGAGCCTTCTTCCGGTGCTGGCGTTCACCTTCCTGCCGCTGGGCATGGCCTTTGCCTTCATCGGCATCCAGCTGGCCGTTTTCGGTTTCTACATGGGCGCTTCCTTCGCCCCGAACCACAAAGGCATGCCGGTGCTGCCGGCGGACAGCCGGGTGGACTTCTTCAGCCGCCAGGTCCTGACTTCCCGGAACATTTCCGGCGGCCGTTTCATGGACATCCTGCTCGGGGGCCTCAACCGGCAGGCGGAGCACCACCTCTTCCCGGACATGGCCCGCCCCCAGCTGGACAAGGCCGCCGTGATCGTCCGCGAGTACTGCGCCAAGCACCAGGTTCCGTACACCGAAACGACGCTGCTGCAGTCCTACGGCATCATCGTCCGCTACCTCAACGACGTCGGTCTTGCCGCGGGCCGGCACTTCGAATGCCCGATGGCTACCGTGACCCGCCGCTACTAA
- a CDS encoding argininosuccinate synthase, which produces MTERIVLAYSGGLDTSVAIGWIGEATGAEVIAVAVDVGQGGESLETIRQRALGCGAVEAYVADASDEFANEYCMPTLKANALYQGHYPLVSAISRPVIVKHLVKAAREFGASTVAHGCTGKGNDQVRFEVGIQTLGPDLKCIAPVRDLALTRDKAIAFAEEKGLPIETTKKNPYSIDQNVWGRAVETGYLEDIWNAPTKDIYDYTAAPEFPPAPDEVTISFEAGVPVAIDGVKVTPLQAIKELNRRAGAQGVGRIDVVEDRLVGIKSREIYEAPGAMALITAHKHLEDITIEREQARFKATVGQRWSELVYDGQWFSPLKRSLDAFIEDTQKYVTGDIRMVLHGGQAIVNGRRSGTSLYDFDLATYDTGDTFDQSMARGFIELWGMSAKVASSRDLRVAGQ; this is translated from the coding sequence GTGACTGAGCGTATTGTGCTGGCCTACTCCGGTGGCCTGGATACTTCCGTAGCCATCGGCTGGATCGGTGAAGCCACCGGCGCCGAGGTCATCGCCGTGGCGGTCGACGTCGGACAGGGCGGCGAGTCGCTGGAGACGATCCGCCAGCGTGCCCTGGGCTGCGGCGCCGTCGAGGCCTACGTGGCCGACGCGAGCGACGAATTCGCCAACGAATACTGCATGCCCACCTTGAAGGCTAACGCCCTCTATCAGGGCCACTACCCGCTGGTTTCGGCCATCTCGCGCCCGGTGATCGTCAAGCACCTGGTCAAGGCCGCCCGAGAATTCGGCGCCTCCACCGTGGCCCACGGCTGCACCGGCAAGGGAAACGACCAGGTCCGTTTCGAAGTCGGCATCCAGACCCTCGGCCCGGACCTGAAGTGCATCGCACCGGTCCGCGACCTCGCCCTGACCCGCGACAAGGCCATCGCCTTCGCCGAGGAAAAGGGACTGCCGATCGAGACCACCAAGAAGAACCCGTACTCCATCGACCAGAACGTCTGGGGCCGCGCCGTCGAAACCGGCTACCTCGAGGACATCTGGAACGCCCCTACCAAGGACATCTACGACTACACCGCCGCCCCGGAATTCCCGCCGGCCCCGGATGAGGTCACCATCTCCTTCGAAGCCGGCGTTCCGGTGGCGATCGACGGCGTCAAGGTCACCCCGCTGCAGGCCATCAAGGAACTCAACCGGCGCGCCGGCGCCCAGGGCGTCGGCCGCATCGACGTCGTCGAGGACCGCCTCGTGGGCATCAAGTCCCGCGAGATCTACGAGGCCCCGGGCGCCATGGCGCTCATCACCGCGCACAAGCACCTCGAAGACATCACGATCGAACGCGAGCAGGCCCGCTTCAAGGCGACCGTCGGCCAGCGCTGGTCCGAGCTGGTCTACGACGGCCAGTGGTTCTCCCCGCTCAAGCGCTCCCTCGACGCCTTCATCGAGGACACGCAGAAGTACGTCACCGGCGATATCCGCATGGTGCTGCACGGCGGCCAGGCCATCGTCAACGGACGCCGCTCCGGGACCTCGCTCTACGACTTCGACCTCGCCACCTACGACACCGGCGACACCTTCGACCAGTCGATGGCGCGCGGCTTCATCGAGCTGTGGGGCATGTCCGCCAAGGTTGCCTCCAGCCGTGACCTCCGGGTCGCAGGTCAGTGA
- a CDS encoding acetylornithine transaminase: MAAEAAATTIVSSRSGAEWLSRYSSSLLGVFGTPQRVLVRGSGCLVWDADGKEYLDLLGGIAVNALGHAHPFVTSVISSQLATLGHVSNFFTSPTQIALAEKLLELSKAPAGSKVFFANSGTEAVEAAFKLARRNAGPAEKPRTKIIALEGAFHGRTMGALALTAKEAYRAPFAPLPGGVVHIPFGDIEALRAAVDSTTAAVFLEPIQGEAGVRPLPAGYLQAARDATSAAGALLIIDEVQTGIGRTGKWLASEDAGIVPDAVTLAKGLGGGFPIGALVTFGPDVSSLLSAGQHGSTFGGNPVATAAALATLHVLENQHVLAHVRELGDYLRAGLATLDGVTEVRGEGLLIGFDLDADVAPAVVTAGLEAGFIVNSPGPRTIRLAPPLILTTGQADRFLAALPALLQTAKDAQ, encoded by the coding sequence ATCGCTGCGGAGGCTGCCGCAACCACAATCGTTTCCAGCCGCAGCGGAGCCGAGTGGCTCTCCCGCTACTCCTCCTCGCTGTTGGGCGTCTTCGGCACCCCGCAACGGGTTCTGGTCCGGGGCTCCGGCTGCCTCGTCTGGGACGCCGACGGAAAAGAGTACCTGGACCTGCTCGGCGGGATCGCCGTCAACGCCCTCGGCCACGCGCACCCCTTCGTCACCTCGGTGATCTCGAGCCAGCTGGCCACTCTCGGCCACGTCTCCAACTTCTTCACCAGCCCCACCCAGATCGCCCTCGCCGAAAAATTGCTGGAACTGTCCAAGGCGCCGGCTGGCTCCAAGGTGTTCTTCGCCAACTCCGGCACCGAGGCCGTCGAGGCCGCCTTCAAGCTGGCCCGCCGGAACGCTGGCCCGGCAGAGAAGCCGCGCACCAAGATCATCGCCCTGGAAGGGGCCTTCCACGGCCGCACCATGGGCGCCCTCGCGCTCACCGCGAAGGAGGCCTACCGGGCCCCGTTCGCGCCGCTGCCCGGCGGAGTCGTGCATATCCCGTTCGGCGACATCGAGGCGCTGCGCGCCGCAGTGGACAGCACCACGGCGGCGGTCTTCCTCGAGCCGATCCAGGGCGAGGCCGGCGTCCGGCCGCTCCCTGCCGGCTACCTGCAGGCTGCCCGCGACGCCACCAGCGCCGCCGGGGCACTGCTCATCATCGATGAGGTCCAGACCGGAATCGGCCGCACCGGCAAGTGGCTTGCCAGTGAGGACGCCGGAATCGTGCCCGACGCCGTGACCCTGGCCAAGGGCCTGGGCGGCGGCTTCCCGATCGGCGCCCTCGTCACGTTCGGCCCGGACGTGTCCTCGCTGCTGTCCGCGGGCCAGCACGGCTCGACCTTCGGCGGCAACCCGGTGGCAACCGCCGCTGCGCTTGCCACCCTGCACGTCCTCGAAAACCAGCACGTCCTGGCCCACGTCCGCGAGCTGGGGGACTACCTGCGCGCCGGCCTCGCCACGCTCGACGGCGTGACCGAGGTCCGCGGCGAGGGCCTGCTCATCGGCTTCGACCTCGACGCCGACGTCGCCCCCGCCGTGGTCACCGCAGGACTCGAGGCCGGCTTCATCGTCAACAGCCCCGGCCCGCGCACCATCCGTCTGGCCCCGCCGCTGATCCTCACCACCGGCCAGGCGGACCGCTTCCTCGCCGCGCTGCCCGCCCTCCTCCAGACCGCAAAGGACGCCCAGTGA